DNA sequence from the Sulfoacidibacillus ferrooxidans genome:
ATTGCTCCTATCATTGCATTTGTTCCGTCTTTTATGGTGCTAGCCGTCATTCCATACACAGCTACGCACGTTTTCACAGCAGGGTTAAATGTAGGCGTTCTTTATTACATTGCGCTTTCATCCATATCGATTGTCGGCATTGTGCTTGGCGGATGGGCATCGAATAACAAATATTCATTGGTAGGTGGACTTCGTTCAGCGGCGCAGATGATCAGCTATGAGATCCCTCTGGGATTATCCATTTTAGGCGTGATCATGTTATCTGGCTCGCTGAATTTAAACACCATCGTCATGCACCAAGCGACAGATCGGTTTGGGTGGTACATTATTCCGCAGATCATCGGGTTTTTCGTCTTTGTCATTGCGGCGATCGCTGAGCTCAATCGCACGCCGTTTGACTTGCCAGAAGCCGAGTCAGAACTGGTTGCAGGATATTTCACTGAGTATACAGGGTTTCGGTTTGCGTTTTATATGCTCTCTGAATATGTGTACGTCTTTGCGATTTCAGCACTTGGAACCACACTCTTTTTAGGCGGTTGGGAAGGACCATTTCTCCCATCGTGGCTGTGGTTTGCATTAAAGACCAGCCTGTTTATCTTCTTCTTATTCTGGGTGCGCGCTACGATGCCTCGGATTCGCATCGATCAGTTAATGTCGTTTGCGTGGAAAGTGCTCATCCCAGTAGCACTATTCAATATCCTACTTACCGGAGCACTGTCACTGATCTGGTAGGGCAAGGTGGCATTACAAGAAGGAGGTGGCAAGAATGTTTGGATTTCTAAAGGGACTGAGTGTCACGTTCAGTCAGATGACAAAGAAAAAACTGACGTTGCAGTATCCGGAAGTGCGGCCCGTATGGCCAGAACACTTTCGCGGCATTCATGAATTTATTCCTGAATTGTGCATCGTGTGTAACCAGTGTGCGCGCATTTGTCCGACCAACTGCATTTCACTATCAGGTAGTCGCGATGAAAATAAAAAATTACACATCGATACGTACGATATTAATTTTGAAATTTGCATTCTTTGTGATCTGTGTACAGAAGTGTGCCCAACCGAATCCATCTTGATGACCGATCAATTTGAACTAGCCACCTATTCGCGTGATGATTTGTACAAAGATATGCACTGGCTCTATGCTAATCACGTGAATCACGGTAGCTACAATAAGCTGCAGGCTCAAAAGGCACAAGCAGAAAAAGAAGCACAAGAAGCGGCAGCGCAAGCAGCCAAAGAAGAGCAAGTGGCAACACAGACAGCAACACAAGAAAGTGGCAATGGTAATGAAACAGCTGACCGTTCGACGAAAGGCACAGCAGCGGATGGTTCAGTAGCGACCAAAGAGGGGGGCGATGCGTGATGCTGTTTGGACTACCCATTACAGGTGAGACCATCGCATTCTTTGTGCTCGCGCTCATCATCATCATATCAGCTGTCTTTATGATTACGATGACCAACGTCATGCACATGGCAGTCTCTCTTGTAGGAGTTTTTCTAGGTGTAGCAGGAATTTTCATCTTGCTTGGCGCGGATTTTGTGGGATTTGTTCAGATTATGGTGTATGCAGGAGCGATCACCATTTTAATGGTGTTTGCGCTGATGCTCACGCATCGCGGACTGAGCGCCGAGATGCAGCATGAAGTCGGCGCATTGCGTAGCACGGTCACTTTTGTTGTCATCGCAGTCCTTGTAGGAACGATTCTTTATGCGATTCGCCGTACACCTTGGACAAGTAACAACATCAACGCGCTTCAACCGTTTCATCAGTCCACAGTGACATTACTTGCAAATGCCATCTTCCAGCAGTATACCGTTCCATTTGAACTAGTGTCCGCAGTACTCACAGTTGCCCTTGTAGGTTCTGCTGTGATTGCTAGGAAGGAGGAGTAATCATGGCACTGCAACCCTTTCTTGCGCTCGCAGCCATTTTGTTTGGAATTGGACTCTTTGGTGCACTGACGAAGCGCAACTTAATCATCGTGTTGATCTCCATTGAAATGATGTTAAACGCGGCCAATATCAATCTTGTGGCTTTTTCTCATTTTCTATCTAAGCCCAACATCGATGGACAGGTGTACGCGTTGTTTACTATCGCGATTGCCGCAGCAGAGGTGGCTGTTGGACTCGCAATTTTACTGTCGTTCTTTCGCCATCGCGAGACAAGCGATGTTCGCGATATGAACTCCATGAAGTGGTAGGGGTGATCGTATGGTCGGTCTAACTTGGCTTGTTCCTGTACTACCGCTCGTAGCGTACTTACTTCTTTTAGCTGTTGGTAAGCGCATGAGTGAGGCGGCGACTACGACCATCTCAGTACTCGCCGTCTTCATTGGTTTTATCATCTCCATAGGTGTTGTTTCAGATGTGGCAGGGCATGGTCCATATGCACCCGTTGTGTATAATTGGCTTGCCTTTGGTCCAACAACCATCACGATGGGCTATCAAGTAACAAGTTTAAATGCGCTCATGTTAGTCGTCGTGACACTAGTGAGTACGCTCGTATTCTTATTTTCCAAATCATACATGCATGGCGATGAGCGTTTCACACGGTTTTATCAGTATTTAAATCTATTCGTATTCTCGATGCTAGGACTTGTCATTACGTCGAACCTTCTCGAACTCTACATATTTTGGGAACTTGTAGGCGTGTGTTCATACCTTCTGGTGGGATTTTGGTACTTCAAACCAGAGGCTGCCGTCGCCGCCAAAAAAGCATTTGTGGTTACTCGTATCGGTGATGTGGGATTATTTATTGGTGTGATTCTGCTGTATCTAGGCACAGGGTCGTTTGACTTTAGTACGATTTTTGCACATCTCCATCACTTTTCAAGTATGCAAGCAGGTCTTGGTACGATAGGACGCGATGCGATCACGAGGCTGATGACAGTGCAAGGGTGGGTTACAATCTCTGCACTGCTCGTGTTTGTAGGCGCAGTAGGAAAATCAGCGCAGTTTCCACTACACGTATGGTTACCAGATGCCATGGAAGGCCCAACGCCCGTCTCAGCATTGATTCACGCAGCAACGATGGTGGCGGCAGGAGTATATCTTGTCGCACGCATGTTTCCGCTGTTTCAAGCATCGCCTGGAGCAAGTGAAACCGTTGCGATCATTGGTGGTTTCACAGCCATCTTTGCCGCATCGATCGGACTTACCCAGCGCGATATTAAACGCGTGATCGCATATTCGACCGTTTCTCAACTCGGATATATGATGCTGGCCATGGGAGTTGGCGCATACGTGTCAGGGATGTTCCACCTGATGACGCACGCCTTCTTTAAAGCACTTCTCTTCCTTGCGGCAGGTAGTGTCATTCACGCCATCGATACGCAAGACCTCTTTGAGATGGGTGGATTACGCAAATACATGCCCATTACGCACGCAACATTTTTAGCTGGTGCACTCGCCTTATCAGGGATACCGCCATTTGCAGGTTTCTGGTCTAAAGACGATATTCTGACTGCGACGTTTGATAGCGGGCATTATGTGTTGTATGCATTTGGCCTTATCGCTGCCTTTTTTACGGCGGTGTACATTTTTCGCGTGTATTTTCTCACGTTTTCAGGTACCTATAAGGGCAATAAACATCCGCACGAAGGCAGTTGGGTCATGACACTTCCGCTGATTGTCCTCGGACTACTAGCGACATTTGCTGGGTTTATCAATACGCCGTTTGCACCATTTCTCGGGAACTTTTTGCAAGTGGGTGGGCCCATCGGCTACAATCCACCCGCAAACTGGGGACTGATGGGCGTATCGGCTGTCACTGGTTTGCTCGGCATCTGGGTTGCGTACTCTCTCTATAGCCATGGCAAACGCGCAGATGCATTTGCTAAGCGCATGGGCATCTTGTATCACTTGAGTTTTCACAAGTGGTATATCGATGAGCTTTACGCAGCGATCATTGTGCTGCCTGTCGTCACGATCGCAGATGGTTTGCAGTTTCTCGATCGCTATATCGTCGATGGACTTGTTCGCTTAATCGGTGAAATTGGATATACAGGTGGGATCAGTCTGAAATATTCAGCAGATGGGCAAGTTCAAACCTACGGGCTAGTCACAGTCTTTGGGATTGCGATAGTCGTGCTCGCAGCGCTTCGCATTGGAGGTGTCCTCTGATGGAAGACGTGTTGATGCTCATTGTTGTCATCCCACTCTTAGCGGGTTTGCTCGTCCTTGCGATGCCTGCTCGCTCACACGGGATCATCCGTGCAGTCGCATTCATTGGCGCATTGATTCCGGCGTGCTTTTCACTATCGGCTTATCTCGCATTTGATAAGCGGATCACAGATCTACAGTATCCCTTTACAACGACGTGGATGAATATAGACAATGCATTCAATATGCTCACGCTCCATATCAACCTGTCATTTGGTGTCGATGGCATCTCCATGCCACTAGTGATGTTAGTAGGTGTGGTGAGCACACTCACCATGATTCGAAGCTTCAAAGTGACAGAGCGCGTGAAGAGTCACTACTTCTGGATGCTGTTTTTAACCATGGGGTTATATGGTGTCTTTGCGGCATCAGACATCTTTACATTCTTTTTCTTTCTCGAGTCGACACTCGTCGCTAGTTATTTGTTGATTAACACTTGGGGTGGGGAATTACGTCACTATGCCGCCACGAAGTTTTTAATCTATCGTGGACTCGCAAGCGTCGTGTTACTAGCGGGATTAATCGGGCTTGCGTATGTGTATGCAGTGAAGGCGCAAGCAGCAAGTTCGACGATCATGATCCCCAATGCCCCAGACTTTTTGACACTGTCCATTTCACAGTTGTTAACTGAGGCAAGACTCATACAAATACCAGCCGCAACACAAAACGTGCTTTTTCTCGTGTTTTTGCTAGCGGTACTCATTGAAGAAGCATTTGTGCCTTTTCACACGTGGCTACCTGATACGCATGAACAGAGCGATACTGGAACAAACATGATGATTGGCGGCGCGCTCATGAAAATTGGGCTCTACGTGATGCTGCGCTTTGCCGTATCCATGTTGCCGCTAGGACTTGCACACTACGCCATGTGGCTTGCTGTGCTTGGCCTGATCAGCATCTTGTACGGAGCGATTGTGGCCGTTGCGTCTAAAGATTGGCGGCGCTTGATTGCTTTTTCAAGCATTAGCCACATGGGCTTAGTGTTGCTTGCGATCGGATCGATGCAAGAGATCGGCATCCAGGGAGCCGTCTTTATGCTCGTGTCATCAGGACTCTTGACGTCGCTTTTGTTTTTTACAGTCGGAGCACAGGCAGATCGAACAGGGACATTTGCGATCGAAAACCTCGGAGGCTTGTCCAAGTCCCTGCCGGTCATCTCAGGCGTGATGCTAGTTGCCGCGCTTGGATTTGTTGGACTTCCAGGACTCAGCGGATTTATCAGTGAGTTTTCACTCTTTGTCGGTGGGTTTGCAGCCTTCCCAACACTCTCTGCGCTCGCCACACTGAGTATGATATTTGCCGCATTTTATCTACTGTGGGCCATGCAACGCACAACATTTGGCCCAGTCAATACGTCCTTGCCAGAGATGGCGGATGCAGAGGCGATCGAATATGTGCCGATGGTGGTTCTTGTGATCCTCGTCGTTCTCATCGGCGTGTTCCCAGGAGTACTTGGCGACGTGGTGCATGGCACCGCACAGGCGATCGCGGCAAGGATAGGGGGTTAGATGGGCGTGGAAAGTGCGATGCATGTAGTATCCTTTAGTGATATTTGGCGCAGTATGGGTCCAGAAGTCATCGTCATAGGTGGCGCTTTTCTCATCATGCTCATCGAGTTGCTGTTGCCTCAGAACAAGCGCCAGTGGGTACCGTGGCTTGCAGTGATCGACGTGATCGTTGCGGCGATACTCATTATTTCTCGATTTGATGAGGGAATTCTCGTCTATTCCAATG
Encoded proteins:
- the nuoH gene encoding NADH-quinone oxidoreductase subunit NuoH, producing MFSWQTQPLTWLHFLGMVIGAVLILLLVLVIVMYTIYFERKVIGWMQNRIGPNRVGPLGLLQSAADVFKLLLKEDIVPAHADRPMFLIAPIIAFVPSFMVLAVIPYTATHVFTAGLNVGVLYYIALSSISIVGIVLGGWASNNKYSLVGGLRSAAQMISYEIPLGLSILGVIMLSGSLNLNTIVMHQATDRFGWYIIPQIIGFFVFVIAAIAELNRTPFDLPEAESELVAGYFTEYTGFRFAFYMLSEYVYVFAISALGTTLFLGGWEGPFLPSWLWFALKTSLFIFFLFWVRATMPRIRIDQLMSFAWKVLIPVALFNILLTGALSLIW
- a CDS encoding NADH-quinone oxidoreductase subunit J; protein product: MLFGLPITGETIAFFVLALIIIISAVFMITMTNVMHMAVSLVGVFLGVAGIFILLGADFVGFVQIMVYAGAITILMVFALMLTHRGLSAEMQHEVGALRSTVTFVVIAVLVGTILYAIRRTPWTSNNINALQPFHQSTVTLLANAIFQQYTVPFELVSAVLTVALVGSAVIARKEE
- the nuoK gene encoding NADH-quinone oxidoreductase subunit NuoK translates to MALQPFLALAAILFGIGLFGALTKRNLIIVLISIEMMLNAANINLVAFSHFLSKPNIDGQVYALFTIAIAAAEVAVGLAILLSFFRHRETSDVRDMNSMKW
- the nuoL gene encoding NADH-quinone oxidoreductase subunit L; this encodes MVGLTWLVPVLPLVAYLLLLAVGKRMSEAATTTISVLAVFIGFIISIGVVSDVAGHGPYAPVVYNWLAFGPTTITMGYQVTSLNALMLVVVTLVSTLVFLFSKSYMHGDERFTRFYQYLNLFVFSMLGLVITSNLLELYIFWELVGVCSYLLVGFWYFKPEAAVAAKKAFVVTRIGDVGLFIGVILLYLGTGSFDFSTIFAHLHHFSSMQAGLGTIGRDAITRLMTVQGWVTISALLVFVGAVGKSAQFPLHVWLPDAMEGPTPVSALIHAATMVAAGVYLVARMFPLFQASPGASETVAIIGGFTAIFAASIGLTQRDIKRVIAYSTVSQLGYMMLAMGVGAYVSGMFHLMTHAFFKALLFLAAGSVIHAIDTQDLFEMGGLRKYMPITHATFLAGALALSGIPPFAGFWSKDDILTATFDSGHYVLYAFGLIAAFFTAVYIFRVYFLTFSGTYKGNKHPHEGSWVMTLPLIVLGLLATFAGFINTPFAPFLGNFLQVGGPIGYNPPANWGLMGVSAVTGLLGIWVAYSLYSHGKRADAFAKRMGILYHLSFHKWYIDELYAAIIVLPVVTIADGLQFLDRYIVDGLVRLIGEIGYTGGISLKYSADGQVQTYGLVTVFGIAIVVLAALRIGGVL
- a CDS encoding complex I subunit 4 family protein gives rise to the protein MEDVLMLIVVIPLLAGLLVLAMPARSHGIIRAVAFIGALIPACFSLSAYLAFDKRITDLQYPFTTTWMNIDNAFNMLTLHINLSFGVDGISMPLVMLVGVVSTLTMIRSFKVTERVKSHYFWMLFLTMGLYGVFAASDIFTFFFFLESTLVASYLLINTWGGELRHYAATKFLIYRGLASVVLLAGLIGLAYVYAVKAQAASSTIMIPNAPDFLTLSISQLLTEARLIQIPAATQNVLFLVFLLAVLIEEAFVPFHTWLPDTHEQSDTGTNMMIGGALMKIGLYVMLRFAVSMLPLGLAHYAMWLAVLGLISILYGAIVAVASKDWRRLIAFSSISHMGLVLLAIGSMQEIGIQGAVFMLVSSGLLTSLLFFTVGAQADRTGTFAIENLGGLSKSLPVISGVMLVAALGFVGLPGLSGFISEFSLFVGGFAAFPTLSALATLSMIFAAFYLLWAMQRTTFGPVNTSLPEMADAEAIEYVPMVVLVILVVLIGVFPGVLGDVVHGTAQAIAARIGG